In Atribacteraceae bacterium, the following are encoded in one genomic region:
- a CDS encoding DUF6249 domain-containing protein has protein sequence MIIDWIWVLIPLAGIMVAIVAIYTEHLQKLAMIEKGLNPDELKRTSRPEDMLRGGIIVAGIGLAFLITQLAGRMTNWLYLPGFILLFIGLALVLLYYLPEKKKEEKT, from the coding sequence ATGATAATAGACTGGATTTGGGTTTTGATTCCGTTGGCGGGCATCATGGTGGCAATCGTTGCTATCTACACCGAACATCTTCAGAAGCTCGCCATGATCGAAAAAGGATTGAATCCTGATGAATTGAAGCGGACCTCCCGGCCGGAAGATATGCTTCGGGGAGGGATCATTGTTGCGGGGATCGGCCTGGCCTTCCTGATAACCCAGCTTGCGGGGAGAATGACTAACTGGCTGTACCTGCCGGGATTTATCCTCTTGTTTATCGGCCTGGCACTGGTCCTTTTATATTACTTGCCGGAAAAGAAG